The nucleotide sequence GTCAAGATGGGCTAGCGATTGCACTGCTAGCAAAATTGGGGCGTGTGCTGCTGTTGGTTCCGCTCTGTTTTATCCTGATGATTTGGATGAAACGCACCGGGAAATTACAAAGTGGCACCAAGATTGAATTCCCTTGGTTCCTGATCGGCTTCCTCGCCATGAGTGTATTTGGAAGCTACGTTCTCGGAACAACCATTCCTGTCTCAGAAGCGTTCCATAGTGGTGTCGCCAATGTCACAACCTTCGTGCTCACCATGGCCATGGTCGGGCTCGGCCTGAACGTAAATCTGCGTGCACTGCGTACAAAAGCGGCGCGCCCACTGATTGCCATGAGTATTACCTCCATTCTTTTGTCAGTACTCTCCTTTGTATTGGTATAAAAAGCTGTGGATAACCGAATATCCGAATTCAACTTCGCCGATTTCTTGATAATCGGCGATTTTTTTGTGGATAAGGACAAACTTTATCCCCATATGTTGATAAAGATGTGTACATCTTTGCCGAGGGGGATCTATATGTCGAGAAAATGGTTGAGGAGACGACCGAACATCTTATTCATCATTGTGGACCAGGAACGATTCCCCCCTGTTTATGAAGAGCCTGCGATACGTGAATGGAGCGAGGATACACTCCACGCTCATGCTTTTTTACGAGAGCATGGGTTGGAATTCAAGCGTCATTACGTTGGCTCCACAGCCTGTTGCCCCAGCAGAGCTACCTTGTTCACCGGACAGTACCCCTCTTTGCACGGCGTCACCCAGACCAGCGGTGCCGCTAAACGCTCTGCCGACAGCGACATGTTCTGGCTCGATCGCAATACCGTCCCGACGATGGGAAATTATTTTCGTCAAGCGGGCTATCGGTGTTTCTATAAAGGCAAGTGGCATATATCCGATGCTGACATCTGGGTACCGGGCACCCACTTTCCTATCCCCAGCTATATCCCTGTAACGGGAGTTCCTGATCCAGATAAAGAGCGCTTATACTTGCTTGCTGATCGGCTGGACGGCTATGGCTTCTCCAGTTGGATCGGGCCTGAACCGCATGGAATAGCGCCGCATAACTCCGGTTCGTCCGCAGCCATCGGAGTAAACGGTCGTGATGTGGTATACAGCAGCGAAGTCATCGAGCTGCTCCATGCATTAGACCAGGAGAAAGGCTCCGTTGAAAGCTACCAGCCTTGGCTGATCGTGGCGTCTTTCGTCAATCCACATGATATTGCCATCTATGGGGATATCTCTGCGAGCACACCGTTTTTTCGCTTCCATGTGGATAAGTCTGTTCCCAGTGTTGCCCCACCCCCTACCCAGTACGAATCACTTGCGACAAAACCGCGCTGCCAAGCGAGTTATCGGGAGGTATATCCACAAGCGTTCCAGCCCATTTCGGACCAAGCCCATTATCGAAGACTGTACTATCATCTCCAGAAAAACGCCGATCGGGAAGTGATGCGTGTTCTTGAAGCACTCATCGCAAGCTCGTTTTATCCCGAAACACTGGTCGTGTTCACATCCGATCACGGCGAATTGTTGGGTGCCCACGGCAATCTGCATCAAAAATGGTACTGTACCTATGAAGAGGCAATTCATGTTCCTCTCATTATCCACAACCCATTCCTTTTTCCACACGCGACCTCCACAGAGCTATTAACCAGTCATGTGGATATTCTTCCGACACTGCTCGGTATATCTGGAGTAGACACAGATAGGCTTAGTGAGGAGCTAACCTATACACATAGCGAGGTACAACCGCTTGTCGGTCGTGATCTTACTCCCCTCATCTTGTCTCACGATACGGAATCTATCTCTAGCGAGCCGATCTACTTCATGACAGATGACGATGTAACAAAAGGACAGCATCAAGTTAGCGTGCAACACCAGCCCTATGACTCTGTCATTCCTCCGAATCGGATAGAAACGGTCCTCGCCTACCTGTATTCCGCCGGGCACAGCACTTTATGGAAATACTCCCGCTATTTTGCCGAGGATGTATACAAACCCACGCTGACTGATTACGAATTGTACAATCTCACGACCGATCCTTTGGAAACAAGGAATTTGGTAATCCCCCTCTACAAAACCACACACTCGGAGCGCAACCGCCTGAAAATGGAGCTGCTTTTAGAAGAACAACGAGCCCAAAAGCGACTGACACCCTTTTCTCCCCCTTTCGCACAACTACTTTCTACGTAAACTTTCCCGGAACAACAGAAAAAACCCCTCAAATCGAGGGGCTTTTCGTCTTTCCCTTTCTCTTCCCTATTCCTGTTCGGTCAATGCTTTTTCCAATGCTGCCATCGCTTCTTGTTCATCCACGCCATCCGTGATCAGGGTAATTTCTTCCCCTTTTCCAATCGCTGCTGCCATAATGCCCATGATGCTCTTGCCATTTACATTTTTCTCATTTTTGATGATTTTAATTTCGCTGGAAAAAGACGTGGCCACCTTCACAAAGTTCGCAGCAGGACGTGCATGCAGGCCATGCGCCAATTGAACCACTATTTTTTTCTCTACCATTCTGATCTGCCTCCTTTTCTACACTCTCTCAAGCCATTCCTTCACGAACGCCTCTACTTGCGCAGAAGTGCTCATCTGTAAAATCGTATCAATCTGCTTCGCTGCGTCCTCCACACTCAAACGACTCAGTTGTTGGCGCGCAGGCAATATGCTCCCTGCACTCATACTAAATTCATCCAGACCCATTCCCAACAGAATCGGGATCGCGATTGGATCGCCCGCCATCTCCCCGCACATACCGACCCATTTGTTCTGCGCGTGCCCTGCTTTTATGACGTTGTGCAGCAAGCGCAAAACGGCAGGATGATAAGGCTGGTAGAGATAAGCGACCTTCTCGTTCATACGGTCGGCTGCCATTGTGTATTGTATTAAATCATTGGTTCCAATGCTGAAAAAGTCAACCTCGCGTGCAAATTGATCGGCCATCAGTGCCGCAGCAGGGATCTCAATCATGATACCCACTTCAATCTGATCGGATACTGCCATTCCGCGATTTATCAAAGATTTTTTCTCTTCTTCCAAAATCGCTTTCGCCTGGCGGAACTCCTCCAGTGTCGCAATCATCGGAAACATGATTTTCAGATTGCCGTGTACACTTGCGCGCAATAGAGCACGCAACTGCGTACGAAACAGTTCTTGGTTGTCGAGACACAGCCGGATGGCGCGGTGTCCAAGAAACGGGTTCATTTCTTCTGGCAAAGCCAAGTAAGAGAGATGCTTGTCCCCGCCAATGTCCAAAGTACGAATAACCACCGGGCGGTCACCCATATGCTCTAGCACGTGCTTGTACGCGAGGTATTGTTCCTCTTCCGTCGGAAAATCATTGCGTCCCATGTATAGAAACTCCGTGCGGAACAGCCCGACACCTTCAGCACCATTGGCGATTGCCCCAGCAACATCTTCAGGACTTCCGATATTGGCGGCAAGCTCGACATGATGATTGTCCAACGTGACCGTTTTATCGTTCACAAGCTTCGCCAGTTCGGCTTTTTGCGCTTCGTAATCTGCCTGCTTGCGTTTGTAGACAGCGATTTCCTCTTCACTCGGGTCAATAATCGCGATCCCTTCATGCCCATCGAGAATGACGAGTGTCGCAGGCTGAACGGCACGAGTGATCCCTTGTGTTCCAACAACAGCAGGAATCTCCAGAGAACGTGCCATAATCGCAGAATGCGAGGTTCGTCCCCCAATGTCTGTAACGAAGCCTTTGACATAGCGGCGGTCTAATTGGGCCGTATCGGAAGGCGTCAAATCATCCGCTACAATGATCACTTCCTCTGTCAGCTCCCCGAGTCCTGCAAACGGTACCCCGAGCAAGTAAGAAAGTACACGTTTGGTAACGTCACGAATATCTGCTGCTCTCTCCCGCATGTATTCGTTGTCCATTTGCTCGAAAAGTCCGATGAATGCTTGTGCGACATCATTCAAGGCACTTTCAGCGTTTGTCTTTTCGTTTGAGATTTTATCTTTGACGGTATCGACCAGTTCCGGGTCTTCCAAGACGAGCAGGTGAGCTTTGAAAATGTCTGCATGATCCGTTCCCATCTCCCGCTCCACGCGCAGAACGATGTCCTCCAAATCATTTTTTGCTCGAGCCAACGCCTCTTGAAAGCGTTGGATTTCACTCGCCGGATCTTCAATCGCTACGGTATTGATCTGTAAGTCGGGCGTTGTCAGTAAAAACGCCTTGCCAATGGCTATACCTGTTGAAGCTTTTACACCTGTGATCTTTTGGGACATCGTAACACCAGCCTCTCTCAATGGCTACCTGACCATTCCTTCAATCTGCGTGCCTGTTCGCGCACGATCTCCTCAAGTGGATGACTTGCCGGAATGCCGGTACAATTGTGTAATGTATTTTCCCATCCAAACTCTTTCAGGCTTGCTTGTATCCGTGCGGACTCCGCATCCTCGGGATAGTCGAATGCCAGTGCCGCAGCAATTGCCAGACCTAAATGCTCTGGATTCATTCCTTTTTCCATGCATTGTAGTGCTGGTCCGACCAAACGATCTTGCTGCGATAGCTTGCGGATCGGCGAACGCGCCACCCTGACAATATCGTCAGACAACAATGGGTTGGTGTATCTGCCAAGGATTTTTTCTACATACTGCCCATGAACTTGCGGGTCAAATCCGTACTTGGCAGCAAGCAGTGCACCTGTCTCCTGAAGAGCCCCGCGTGTCGCCTGAACGATCCGGTCGTCTCGCATCGCTTCATCAATCGTTTTCATCCCCAGCTGATACCCCAGGTACGCGATGACCGCATGACCTGTGTTGACGGTAAACAGCTTTCTTTCGATGTACGGCGCGAGATCCTCCACATAGGTAACGCCCTCAATGGACGGGACTTCTCCAACCATCTGCGACGAATCTACCACCCATTCGAAAAACGGTTCCACCATAACCAGAAGCTTGTCATCATGCTGCTGCAAAGGAACAATCCGATCTACGGCTGCATTGGGGAATCCGATCCATTGTGCTGCCTCGGCTTGAACCGATTCCGTCAGATGCCCATACACATGCTCCTTCAGCTTCTCGCTGCCACCAATCATGTTTTCGCATGCAATCACATTGAGTGGCTTCGCATGAACAGAAAGTCTCCGGGTAATGCCGGCTGCGATGGCCCCTGCAATATGCGGAAGAATGTTGGGACCAACTGCCGTCGTAACCAAATCGGCAGTTGCGATCGCTTCAGCTACCGCCGCTACATCCTGACCATTTATCGCTCGAACTCCTTCCACGACCGACTCCGGTTTTCCTGTTGTTGCTAGTTGCACGCGATACATTTTTCGCTCATTCAGCTCATCGACCAAAGCCGCATTGACATCCACAAACGCAATTTCATAGCCAGCCTTTTGCAACAGTTGTCCAATAAAGCCTCGCCCAATATTACCTGCTCCAAAATGTACAGCTAGCATAGGGGATTACACCTCCTCGGAGAACATCGCAATGATTTCTTCCGCCGAAGCCGCGTTTACAATCCGTTTGACGTTTTCCTCCTCGGAGCAAAGAATCGCGATGTTCGAGAGCACCTCCAGATGTTCGTCTCCAACAGCAGCAATGCCCACCAGCAAATATGCTGTATTGCCTTCTCCGAAATCTACGCCCTCCGGAACCTGAATGATGGAGATCCCGGTGGATTGAATCTCTGCCTTGGATTCGTTCGTTCCATGAGGGATGGCTACGCCGCTTCCGATATATGTGGTCGCCAACTGCTCGCGCTCTTGCATTTTCTCTATATACGCCTCCGTTACGTGGCCTGCACGCACAAGCAATTGTCCAGCCAGTCTGATCGCCTCTTCTTTATTGGCTACCTTTACATTCAACATGATTTTTTCTGCTGTCAGTATGTTTTTCATTTCGTTCTCTCCATTCCTATCTTTTTGAGGCAAAACGCATACATTTTGCCCGCTATATAATCAGCCATTTGCTGTGTTTCTCCTGTTTTCAAAACCGCTTGCATTTCTTCTTCAATCAAAAGGGAGCTGATCTCGCTGAGTACTTCCAGCCCTTCCTTCGGCACTTCTTTTGGCCCTAACAAGAGCAGGAGCATATCAATGGATATCACTTCTTCATCCATCGAACGAAGAAGCACAGGCTCTCGTAATTGGTGAAACGTAAAAGACGCCCGATTCACTGCTTCATTTCTTCCGTGAAAAAGGGCCAAGGATGTTCCTGGAATCCCCAAACCACCGAGCTTTTCCCGCTCGATCAACTGCTTGACTACCGGTTCGACCTCCTCGATCGTTCCACGTTCTTTCAGCCTCTTGCTGATTTGTCTCAAAAGCTGGGCGATGTCTTGATCACGGTTATCCCATCTCATTCCCCACAGCCCGTCGTAAAGCTCATTGGCATACGCAGCGTAGTATTGCATGGCCCTTAGTTGTTCGATGGACTGCTGTCCTGCGGGAACTAACTGACTTTTCTCCTGATGGGATTGTTTCTGACTCGTCGTGTGTAATTGATATTTAATTTTTTGGATATCGTCTGGCGGAAGCAGCGGGCTGACCACGACATATTCCGCTGGATCGAGCGGCAATGGAAGGGTGGAAATGATTAAGTCATAATCCGTTGCCGGGACCTCTTCCAAATCAAACATGGACAGATTTTTCAGGCTGACGATCTCCGGTATTTCTTTTTTGATACGCGTTGCCAAAATCTTGGAGGAGCCGATCCCGCTGGAGCATACCACCAATGCCCGGTACCACTGCTGCTCATGGCGCGTTCTCTCCAATGCCGCACCAAGATGCATCACCAGGTACCCGATCTCTTCATCTGGAACCTGTAGCTCTGGCAAAACTATATGGACCGCTTCGCTTGTTACGGCAAACAGCTCTGGATAGTTTTGCTTGATCTGCTCGAGAATCGGATTGCGAATCTCCATCTTCCGCTGTAATCGGTACAACGCTGGCTCCAAATGCGTCAGCAGACCATGGAACAGCGAGGCGTCATTGCCAAGCGGAATGTCCAAGCGTTCTTCGCAGGCTTGAATGAAGCGTTTCGTAATAACTATGAGCTCCGTGTTTTCGGGCCATACCTGGTCATCCGGAGAATGCCGCAGCTTGGCTCCCCGCAAATGCATCGTAATATAGCCGATCTCATCCGCCGGGATTTCCATTTGGAAAATTTGCTTCAGCCGCTCCATGATATTGCTGGCTATTTCGTACTCGGGTGTTCCAATCAATTCATTGAGGGTATTCTCGTCAAAATGAATGCCTTCCCCTTTTTCAATCCGTTCCATGGCCAACGCCAAATGGGTGACTAATCCGAGATAGGCGCTGTCTGCCAAAGGATAGGGAAGCTCCTCGTCCAGATGGCTCAATGCATTCTCGACCTTGATCAGCTTTTCCCGGTCAATCAGGCCAAGCAGCCGTTCCGAAATCGAGTCGATGTCTCGCAATGCCTTGTTTTGAATATTTTCTTTGATAATCCCAATCAATTCATGATCATCCAGATGCTCGGCAATCAGTCTACTGATCGCCCGCCGCTTGGACGACTCTGTGCCTTGCAGCTCTACGCCGTACCCTCTTTTGCGCAAGAGTGACAGATCGTAACGAGCAAGCATCGTCTCCAAATCATCCAGATCATGACTGATGGTCGCCGTCGTCACTTTCAAATCGATCGCCAGCGAAATCAGCTTGACTGGCTCTGATGCCTCCAAGAGTGCGCACAGGATGATTGCCTTTCGTTCCTGCACGGTGTATTC is from Brevibacillus brevis and encodes:
- a CDS encoding sulfatase-like hydrolase/transferase; amino-acid sequence: MSRKWLRRRPNILFIIVDQERFPPVYEEPAIREWSEDTLHAHAFLREHGLEFKRHYVGSTACCPSRATLFTGQYPSLHGVTQTSGAAKRSADSDMFWLDRNTVPTMGNYFRQAGYRCFYKGKWHISDADIWVPGTHFPIPSYIPVTGVPDPDKERLYLLADRLDGYGFSSWIGPEPHGIAPHNSGSSAAIGVNGRDVVYSSEVIELLHALDQEKGSVESYQPWLIVASFVNPHDIAIYGDISASTPFFRFHVDKSVPSVAPPPTQYESLATKPRCQASYREVYPQAFQPISDQAHYRRLYYHLQKNADREVMRVLEALIASSFYPETLVVFTSDHGELLGAHGNLHQKWYCTYEEAIHVPLIIHNPFLFPHATSTELLTSHVDILPTLLGISGVDTDRLSEELTYTHSEVQPLVGRDLTPLILSHDTESISSEPIYFMTDDDVTKGQHQVSVQHQPYDSVIPPNRIETVLAYLYSAGHSTLWKYSRYFAEDVYKPTLTDYELYNLTTDPLETRNLVIPLYKTTHSERNRLKMELLLEEQRAQKRLTPFSPPFAQLLST
- a CDS encoding HPr family phosphocarrier protein → MVEKKIVVQLAHGLHARPAANFVKVATSFSSEIKIIKNEKNVNGKSIMGIMAAAIGKGEEITLITDGVDEQEAMAALEKALTEQE
- the ptsP gene encoding phosphoenolpyruvate--protein phosphotransferase, whose amino-acid sequence is MSQKITGVKASTGIAIGKAFLLTTPDLQINTVAIEDPASEIQRFQEALARAKNDLEDIVLRVEREMGTDHADIFKAHLLVLEDPELVDTVKDKISNEKTNAESALNDVAQAFIGLFEQMDNEYMRERAADIRDVTKRVLSYLLGVPFAGLGELTEEVIIVADDLTPSDTAQLDRRYVKGFVTDIGGRTSHSAIMARSLEIPAVVGTQGITRAVQPATLVILDGHEGIAIIDPSEEEIAVYKRKQADYEAQKAELAKLVNDKTVTLDNHHVELAANIGSPEDVAGAIANGAEGVGLFRTEFLYMGRNDFPTEEEQYLAYKHVLEHMGDRPVVIRTLDIGGDKHLSYLALPEEMNPFLGHRAIRLCLDNQELFRTQLRALLRASVHGNLKIMFPMIATLEEFRQAKAILEEEKKSLINRGMAVSDQIEVGIMIEIPAAALMADQFAREVDFFSIGTNDLIQYTMAADRMNEKVAYLYQPYHPAVLRLLHNVIKAGHAQNKWVGMCGEMAGDPIAIPILLGMGLDEFSMSAGSILPARQQLSRLSVEDAAKQIDTILQMSTSAQVEAFVKEWLERV
- a CDS encoding mannitol-1-phosphate 5-dehydrogenase, coding for MLAVHFGAGNIGRGFIGQLLQKAGYEIAFVDVNAALVDELNERKMYRVQLATTGKPESVVEGVRAINGQDVAAVAEAIATADLVTTAVGPNILPHIAGAIAAGITRRLSVHAKPLNVIACENMIGGSEKLKEHVYGHLTESVQAEAAQWIGFPNAAVDRIVPLQQHDDKLLVMVEPFFEWVVDSSQMVGEVPSIEGVTYVEDLAPYIERKLFTVNTGHAVIAYLGYQLGMKTIDEAMRDDRIVQATRGALQETGALLAAKYGFDPQVHGQYVEKILGRYTNPLLSDDIVRVARSPIRKLSQQDRLVGPALQCMEKGMNPEHLGLAIAAALAFDYPEDAESARIQASLKEFGWENTLHNCTGIPASHPLEEIVREQARRLKEWSGSH
- a CDS encoding PTS sugar transporter subunit IIA, whose translation is MKNILTAEKIMLNVKVANKEEAIRLAGQLLVRAGHVTEAYIEKMQEREQLATTYIGSGVAIPHGTNESKAEIQSTGISIIQVPEGVDFGEGNTAYLLVGIAAVGDEHLEVLSNIAILCSEEENVKRIVNAASAEEIIAMFSEEV
- a CDS encoding BglG family transcription antiterminator codes for the protein MHVSSRQRSIIEILLKEQKGVTVGSIAEQIGVSGRTVHRELDTLASLFDEFDLELVRKTGSGLEVVGTDEQKRALRMSVLHHMTKEYTVQERKAIILCALLEASEPVKLISLAIDLKVTTATISHDLDDLETMLARYDLSLLRKRGYGVELQGTESSKRRAISRLIAEHLDDHELIGIIKENIQNKALRDIDSISERLLGLIDREKLIKVENALSHLDEELPYPLADSAYLGLVTHLALAMERIEKGEGIHFDENTLNELIGTPEYEIASNIMERLKQIFQMEIPADEIGYITMHLRGAKLRHSPDDQVWPENTELIVITKRFIQACEERLDIPLGNDASLFHGLLTHLEPALYRLQRKMEIRNPILEQIKQNYPELFAVTSEAVHIVLPELQVPDEEIGYLVMHLGAALERTRHEQQWYRALVVCSSGIGSSKILATRIKKEIPEIVSLKNLSMFDLEEVPATDYDLIISTLPLPLDPAEYVVVSPLLPPDDIQKIKYQLHTTSQKQSHQEKSQLVPAGQQSIEQLRAMQYYAAYANELYDGLWGMRWDNRDQDIAQLLRQISKRLKERGTIEEVEPVVKQLIEREKLGGLGIPGTSLALFHGRNEAVNRASFTFHQLREPVLLRSMDEEVISIDMLLLLLGPKEVPKEGLEVLSEISSLLIEEEMQAVLKTGETQQMADYIAGKMYAFCLKKIGMERTK